The Pyrodictium delaneyi genome contains a region encoding:
- the pyrF gene encoding orotidine-5'-phosphate decarboxylase has protein sequence MSLIVALDSPDREFGSLVEDLCDIVDGFKLGLPLLMGRGVDYAARLRSRCNRGLWIADLKLADIGHVMKLTTSLVVEHVDAVIAHGFVGIQGALGELKEFLNSLGKKLVVVASMSHPGAREVYDKALPLILNVIGELEPWGIVAPATRPQVITSIRERLGDSVTILSPGVGAQGAEPGAAICAGADYEIVGRLITSSNDPRAAALAVKDAQKQRLQACKRGA, from the coding sequence ATGAGCCTGATAGTCGCTCTGGACTCTCCAGACCGGGAGTTCGGCAGCCTCGTCGAAGATCTCTGTGACATTGTTGACGGGTTTAAACTTGGCCTCCCGCTCCTTATGGGCCGTGGCGTAGATTATGCTGCTAGGCTGAGGAGTCGGTGCAACAGAGGTTTATGGATAGCTGATCTAAAGCTGGCCGACATAGGCCACGTGATGAAGCTTACTACAAGCCTGGTAGTAGAGCACGTCGACGCTGTCATAGCTCACGGGTTTGTAGGTATACAAGGCGCGCTCGGCGAGCTAAAAGAGTTCCTCAACAGTCTCGGCAAGAAGCTAGTCGTTGTGGCCTCTATGAGTCACCCCGGTGCACGCGAGGTCTACGACAAAGCGCTACCACTAATCCTCAACGTGATTGGAGAGCTCGAGCCCTGGGGCATCGTAGCCCCAGCCACGAGACCCCAGGTCATAACGAGTATACGCGAGAGGCTTGGAGACAGCGTCACTATACTCTCGCCGGGCGTGGGAGCCCAGGGAGCAGAGCCTGGAGCTGCCATCTGCGCCGGGGCTGACTACGAGATAGTAGGGCGCCTCATAACCTCGAGTAACGACCCTCGCGCAGCTGCACTGGCTGTCAAGGATGCACAGAAGCAGAGACTCCAGGCCTGCAAGAGGGGTGCCTAG
- a CDS encoding PLP-dependent cysteine synthase family protein: MRHNTLLYGGRSASSREELLASIDKIRRIIGSTPVKCFNIGIYRLCVKLEYVNPTGSHKDRIALYMVRGAVESGSLGPGGCVAEVSSGNTAASVAWIAWSLGLRPVLFVEARASETKKNLIKMLGGELVEIHDEGLGRDWVRERAEEMGCILLDQLSNELNHLAHYETTAVELLEQVEQIDAFVMGVGTGGTVTGVARRLREHHANTLVVAVTPRGSKLAGGPGADTIEGLTSYTVPEVYQRHSSLVDRVLEVSQSEALAGVEALAQATGLLAGPSTGAAFAAVSRLIAEGAVDPGSTVVIIAADSLARYPRLSDRLRLGSGRGNALLNSWLG; encoded by the coding sequence TTGAGGCACAATACGCTCCTCTACGGTGGACGTAGCGCCTCCAGCCGCGAAGAGCTACTAGCCTCCATAGATAAGATACGAAGGATAATAGGCTCCACGCCGGTGAAGTGCTTCAATATAGGTATTTATCGTCTGTGTGTTAAGCTCGAATATGTAAACCCGACAGGAAGCCACAAGGACAGGATAGCGCTATACATGGTGCGTGGTGCTGTAGAATCTGGCAGCCTCGGCCCTGGGGGCTGTGTCGCAGAAGTAAGTAGTGGTAACACAGCAGCATCAGTAGCCTGGATAGCGTGGAGTCTCGGCCTACGCCCGGTACTATTCGTCGAGGCCCGTGCCTCGGAGACTAAGAAGAACCTCATAAAGATGCTTGGCGGCGAGCTAGTAGAGATCCATGACGAAGGTCTGGGTAGGGATTGGGTCCGCGAACGCGCAGAGGAGATGGGCTGTATACTACTCGATCAGCTCAGTAACGAGCTAAACCATCTCGCACACTATGAGACAACAGCAGTGGAGCTACTTGAGCAAGTAGAACAGATAGACGCGTTCGTGATGGGTGTAGGCACGGGTGGCACAGTTACGGGGGTAGCCCGTCGTTTACGCGAACATCACGCCAACACTCTAGTCGTGGCGGTTACGCCACGTGGCTCAAAGTTAGCCGGGGGTCCTGGGGCAGACACAATAGAAGGTCTTACCTCCTATACGGTGCCAGAGGTCTACCAGAGACATAGTAGCCTCGTAGATCGAGTCCTAGAGGTCTCTCAGAGCGAAGCATTAGCAGGGGTTGAGGCCCTAGCGCAGGCCACCGGCCTTCTAGCAGGTCCCTCGACAGGCGCTGCCTTTGCTGCAGTTTCAAGACTCATAGCGGAGGGAGCTGTGGATCCCGGTTCTACAGTGGTGATAATTGCTGCCGACAGCTTGGCTAGGTATCCTCGGCTATCGGATAGGCTAAGACTCGGCAGCGGTAGGGGAAACGCTCTTCTTAATAGCTGGCTAGGCTAG
- a CDS encoding CTP synthase, which produces MTKYIFVTGGVLSSVGKGITTASIGLLLKSRGFNVTAIKIDPYINVDAGTMNPYMHGEVYVTEDGGETDLDLGHYERFLDTFLSKKNNITTGQVYLTVIERERRGDYLGQTVQVIPHITNEIKARIRGVAKETGADIVLVEIGGTVGDIEGLPFLEAVRQMRMEEGYNNTLFIHVALVPVLSTTGEQKTKPVQHSVQELRRIGIQPDAIIARSSRPLEEEARNKIALYANLPPHAVFSNPDVDVIYEVPLVLEQQGLGDFITERLGLERREPDLSSWEEFVRRVKEASKPVRVAMVGKYTKLKDSYLSIIEALRHAGASLGVKPVLNWYESTMIEKGKLDPEKPVEENDAVIVLPGFGARGAEGKIAVIREVIERKKPFLGICFGMQLSVVAIARYLAGLEDANSSEIDPDTPYPVIDLLEEQRYVNQLGGTMRLGSYPIKLIHGTLVYRLYGGKEIVYERHRHRYEVNPKYLDKLVAAGMDVSGYSLEGGRVEFIELKNHPFFVGSQPHPEFRSRPMKPAPLFRGLLRAAQGLDPVG; this is translated from the coding sequence ATGACAAAATACATCTTCGTGACTGGTGGCGTGCTAAGCAGCGTTGGTAAGGGAATAACTACGGCCTCTATAGGTCTCCTCCTCAAGTCGCGTGGCTTCAATGTTACGGCAATAAAGATAGACCCCTACATAAACGTAGACGCCGGTACAATGAACCCATACATGCATGGAGAGGTCTATGTCACCGAGGACGGCGGTGAAACAGACCTGGACTTGGGTCACTACGAGCGGTTTCTCGACACATTCCTCTCCAAGAAGAACAATATTACAACAGGCCAGGTATACCTCACGGTGATAGAACGCGAGCGACGTGGAGACTATCTAGGCCAGACAGTCCAGGTAATACCACACATAACTAACGAGATCAAGGCCAGGATAAGGGGCGTAGCTAAGGAAACCGGGGCAGACATAGTCCTCGTCGAGATAGGGGGTACTGTAGGCGACATAGAGGGCCTACCCTTCCTCGAAGCAGTAAGACAGATGAGAATGGAAGAAGGCTACAACAACACACTTTTCATACACGTGGCCCTAGTCCCGGTGCTATCGACCACCGGTGAGCAAAAGACCAAACCCGTGCAGCACAGTGTGCAGGAGCTACGTAGGATAGGAATACAGCCAGACGCTATAATAGCCCGTAGCAGCCGGCCCCTAGAAGAGGAGGCGCGTAACAAGATAGCCCTATATGCTAACCTACCTCCGCACGCAGTGTTCAGTAATCCAGACGTAGACGTGATATACGAGGTTCCGCTAGTCCTAGAACAGCAAGGCCTTGGCGATTTCATAACAGAGCGTCTAGGCCTAGAGCGGCGCGAGCCCGACCTCTCTTCCTGGGAGGAGTTTGTCCGCCGAGTCAAGGAGGCTAGCAAACCGGTACGCGTAGCAATGGTGGGCAAGTATACGAAGTTAAAGGACAGTTATCTAAGCATAATAGAGGCGCTACGTCATGCCGGCGCCTCCCTCGGTGTAAAGCCAGTCCTCAACTGGTATGAGTCAACCATGATAGAGAAAGGTAAGCTAGATCCGGAGAAGCCGGTTGAAGAGAACGACGCGGTAATAGTGCTACCGGGCTTCGGCGCGCGTGGTGCCGAGGGCAAGATAGCCGTCATACGGGAGGTAATAGAGCGGAAGAAACCATTCCTAGGCATATGCTTCGGTATGCAGCTCTCAGTAGTAGCTATAGCAAGGTATCTTGCGGGCCTCGAGGACGCTAATAGTAGCGAGATAGACCCGGACACGCCTTACCCCGTCATAGACTTGCTGGAGGAACAGCGTTACGTAAACCAGCTAGGAGGCACTATGAGGCTCGGCTCCTACCCAATAAAGCTCATCCATGGCACGCTAGTCTACCGGCTCTACGGCGGCAAGGAGATAGTCTATGAAAGGCACCGGCACCGCTACGAGGTAAACCCCAAGTACCTCGACAAGCTTGTCGCTGCGGGTATGGATGTCTCGGGCTACAGTCTTGAGGGTGGTCGTGTCGAGTTCATAGAGCTGAAGAACCATCCATTCTTCGTCGGTAGTCAGCCGCATCCCGAGTTCAGAAGCCGGCCCATGAAGCCAGCACCGCTGTTCCGCGGGCTGCTACGGGCGGCTCAGGGACTAGACCCAGTAGGGTAG
- the lysM gene encoding HTH-type transcriptional regulator LysM, producing the protein MQGQQKPNIDEIDLKLLRLLRDNARMSYARLAQELGLSESAVRKRIAKLIKTGVIKKFTIIYDTGSEIRAFILVRTQPPVSVPEVSKKILSLDLVEAVYEVTGDYDILVVIRGEKIDDVNRCIDFIRSIPGVSGTNSMIVLRQWV; encoded by the coding sequence ATGCAGGGTCAGCAGAAGCCGAACATAGACGAGATAGATTTGAAGCTGCTCCGTCTTCTCCGCGACAATGCGCGTATGTCCTACGCTAGGCTTGCCCAGGAGCTTGGCCTCAGCGAGTCAGCTGTACGCAAGAGAATAGCGAAGCTGATAAAGACTGGCGTCATAAAGAAGTTCACGATAATATACGATACTGGTAGCGAGATACGTGCCTTCATACTTGTTCGGACACAGCCCCCCGTATCGGTGCCGGAAGTCTCAAAGAAGATACTCTCTCTCGACCTGGTTGAGGCAGTATACGAGGTCACAGGAGACTATGACATACTCGTGGTTATACGCGGCGAGAAAATAGACGATGTAAACCGTTGTATAGACTTCATAAGATCTATACCCGGTGTCTCAGGAACCAATTCTATGATAGTACTTCGCCAGTGGGTCTGA
- a CDS encoding Fur family transcriptional regulator — MDRVSNTTPNEQQVEEKLVRLVTELRKQGLRVTAQRLTIARIVFENIKEHPSFMQILEKVRETMPSVSPSTVYNNLQLLERLGLIKSFDVAGETRYDNAHPHVNVVCLDTGKVFDAEDNEDSVEIVRKLEKLLGGNTRVYEVVVYAFCREEESANREASGPG; from the coding sequence ATGGACAGGGTAAGCAATACGACGCCCAATGAGCAACAAGTTGAAGAGAAGCTAGTTAGGCTTGTAACAGAACTACGTAAGCAAGGCTTGCGAGTCACAGCCCAGAGGCTAACGATAGCACGTATTGTATTCGAGAATATCAAGGAACACCCAAGCTTCATGCAAATACTTGAAAAGGTACGTGAAACCATGCCCAGCGTAAGCCCAAGCACCGTTTATAACAATCTCCAGCTACTTGAGAGGCTAGGCCTTATAAAGAGCTTTGATGTTGCAGGCGAAACCAGGTACGATAATGCTCATCCACATGTTAATGTTGTATGTCTTGATACTGGTAAGGTATTCGATGCAGAGGACAACGAAGACTCTGTGGAGATAGTCCGCAAGCTTGAGAAACTATTGGGCGGCAACACGAGGGTCTATGAAGTTGTAGTCTACGCGTTCTGTAGAGAAGAGGAGTCTGCGAACAGGGAGGCCTCAGGGCCAGGCTGA
- a CDS encoding CBS domain-containing protein has protein sequence MAQYRLTMSQREVLEALIRLYEQKRRLIKSKEIAELINRDEGTVRNIILSLKSLGLVESKTGPSGGYMPTLKAYEVMKGAVTQMPVKLRKDGEELDITVVGIEVLDILNPEGGRAILRVHGDVRRYVRPGDHIEIGPAPFAGVRIEGDVIHIDPASGQISIKITRMISVPKAPVMEAASRNPITTTPDTPITELAKLLSEKRIRGVPVVEDGRLVGIITQTDLTRALAEGRVDATVRDYMSTPVITIRETDDINHAIELMNKHDIGRLVVVDSANNVVGMITRTDVLKFIAGLKK, from the coding sequence GTGGCCCAGTATAGGCTTACTATGTCGCAACGCGAGGTACTAGAGGCGCTCATCAGGCTTTACGAACAGAAGCGTCGCCTCATAAAGAGCAAGGAGATAGCTGAGCTTATAAACCGTGATGAGGGAACTGTACGTAACATCATCCTTAGCCTCAAGAGCCTAGGCCTTGTAGAGTCCAAGACCGGGCCTAGCGGAGGTTATATGCCAACACTCAAGGCGTATGAAGTCATGAAGGGAGCTGTCACACAAATGCCTGTTAAGCTCCGCAAAGACGGCGAGGAGCTAGACATAACGGTTGTCGGCATAGAGGTTCTCGATATACTGAACCCGGAGGGCGGTAGAGCAATCCTTCGAGTCCATGGCGATGTAAGAAGGTATGTCCGGCCTGGCGACCATATAGAGATTGGGCCTGCACCATTCGCCGGCGTTAGGATAGAGGGTGACGTTATACATATAGACCCAGCAAGTGGCCAGATAAGCATCAAGATAACCCGTATGATAAGCGTGCCCAAGGCTCCCGTGATGGAGGCTGCATCACGCAACCCGATAACAACCACACCTGATACTCCTATAACAGAACTAGCCAAATTACTCTCCGAGAAGAGGATTCGCGGTGTACCTGTTGTAGAGGATGGACGTCTTGTCGGGATAATAACTCAGACAGATCTTACACGTGCTCTGGCAGAAGGCAGAGTAGACGCTACCGTCAGAGACTACATGTCCACTCCTGTGATAACCATCAGGGAAACCGATGACATCAACCACGCTATAGAACTCATGAACAAACACGATATAGGCAGGCTTGTCGTTGTAGATTCCGCAAACAACGTAGTAGGCATGATAACGAGAACTGATGTACTCAAGTTCATCGCTGGTCTAAAGAAGTAA
- a CDS encoding NfeD family protein, with protein MKVARRLASYAPFLALLALLLVMLVASPVAAEQKSLVIVIKVKGVIDGATRDYVERSLDYAEKVGADALVIELDTPGGSLEAALDIATMIENSHIPVIGFVTGKWAVSAGTMILMCSHYAVMEPGTIIGAVQPVALGPSGEYTPINESKVLNPVYKKIEACMKLHNRNATVARLFVYQNLVLDAQEAQQMHVVEAIAHNVWEVLTESNGTIVNTGAGPVRLLFLDPEIEYYDMPPGLLLAHILSDPLVSSIISSIAMLTILAALASGHPVLIVVGIALMLLGLFGLGLSASLVSVVLFVAGLVLLIIELAAIPGFGVVGFTGIALMLIGLFVMFTGKPVYLVSESLQTAFYILLAVLLPLAGLMAVVVYKAVQVWHREPVYKPSMTGKKGHSLDYIPPGKDGFVMVEGEYWRARNVGDKPLSRGDSVLVIGKEGSILLVKPLEDSSDTTSTTTR; from the coding sequence ATGAAGGTTGCCAGGCGTCTCGCCTCCTATGCCCCTTTTCTAGCTCTACTAGCATTATTGCTAGTGATGCTAGTAGCTAGCCCAGTCGCTGCCGAGCAGAAGAGCTTAGTCATAGTAATCAAAGTTAAGGGCGTAATTGATGGAGCAACCCGCGACTATGTAGAGCGTAGCCTAGACTATGCAGAGAAGGTTGGAGCAGACGCGCTGGTAATCGAGCTGGATACCCCTGGTGGAAGCCTTGAGGCCGCGTTAGACATAGCCACGATGATAGAGAACTCGCATATACCAGTCATAGGCTTTGTCACCGGGAAGTGGGCAGTAAGCGCGGGCACAATGATACTCATGTGCAGCCATTATGCCGTAATGGAGCCCGGTACTATTATTGGTGCTGTACAGCCTGTAGCACTAGGCCCTTCCGGCGAATACACCCCTATCAATGAGTCTAAGGTGCTAAACCCTGTCTATAAGAAGATCGAGGCATGTATGAAGCTTCATAACCGCAACGCTACGGTTGCCAGGCTCTTCGTCTACCAGAACCTAGTACTCGACGCACAGGAAGCCCAGCAAATGCATGTAGTAGAAGCCATCGCACACAATGTTTGGGAAGTATTGACCGAAAGTAACGGCACGATCGTAAACACCGGGGCTGGGCCGGTTCGTCTCCTCTTTTTAGACCCGGAGATAGAGTACTACGATATGCCGCCAGGCCTCTTGCTGGCACATATACTCTCCGATCCACTGGTTAGCTCTATAATATCTAGCATAGCCATGCTAACCATCTTAGCTGCCTTAGCGTCTGGACATCCCGTACTCATCGTTGTAGGTATAGCGCTTATGCTGCTAGGGCTTTTCGGCCTCGGGCTGAGCGCTAGCTTAGTGTCAGTTGTACTGTTCGTAGCCGGGCTAGTATTGTTGATAATAGAGCTAGCAGCCATACCGGGCTTCGGTGTTGTAGGCTTTACAGGTATTGCGTTGATGCTAATAGGTCTTTTCGTAATGTTTACAGGCAAGCCAGTATATCTGGTCAGCGAGAGCCTACAAACCGCCTTCTATATTCTTCTAGCAGTATTGCTACCTCTAGCGGGACTAATGGCTGTTGTAGTGTATAAGGCTGTACAAGTATGGCACCGGGAACCCGTCTACAAACCTTCAATGACAGGCAAAAAGGGACACAGTCTAGACTATATACCGCCCGGTAAGGATGGCTTTGTAATGGTTGAAGGAGAATACTGGAGAGCACGAAATGTTGGAGATAAACCCCTTAGTCGTGGAGACAGCGTGCTGGTTATCGGCAAAGAGGGGTCCATTCTCTTGGTCAAACCTCTCGAGGACTCTTCTGACACTACATCCACAACAACAAGGTAG
- a CDS encoding ribbon-helix-helix domain-containing protein, with amino-acid sequence MRLVTVKMPETYLEGLDELVKMGRYSSRSEAIRIAVRELLKRELWGIPEHPTGFELTPRREPRRVTI; translated from the coding sequence ATGCGACTCGTAACAGTCAAGATGCCTGAAACATACCTTGAGGGTCTCGACGAGCTCGTGAAGATGGGTAGGTATAGCAGCCGTAGTGAGGCCATAAGAATAGCTGTCCGTGAACTCCTGAAACGAGAACTGTGGGGTATACCAGAGCATCCTACTGGTTTCGAGCTGACTCCGAGAAGGGAGCCACGCCGTGTAACAATCTAG
- a CDS encoding ATP/GTP-binding protein: MFFVVVVGPAGSGKSHLVDAFGDWLEANELGVARVNLDPAAEWLPYEPDVDVREYVDARAVMKKHRLGPNGALVASIDMLIDYVDEIRSDIEAAQANYILIDTPGQMELFAFRDTGPYVVREIIKDSRAATLFIFDAVFASNPRSLASSLFLALSTRIRLGLPQVNAVSKADLLQPEQMDEIEEQINSPENLYNALVARGMDPLMAEAAAKTLEALAPEGSTTPAAIRFVSALSGYGLDDVYAALQQVLAGGEDFYTEEPSPRH, translated from the coding sequence ATGTTCTTCGTAGTCGTTGTCGGGCCGGCAGGTAGCGGTAAGTCACATCTCGTTGATGCCTTTGGCGATTGGCTTGAAGCTAACGAGCTAGGCGTCGCCCGGGTGAACCTAGACCCGGCGGCGGAGTGGCTTCCTTACGAGCCTGATGTTGATGTGCGTGAATACGTGGATGCAAGGGCTGTTATGAAGAAACACCGACTCGGGCCCAACGGCGCTCTGGTAGCATCTATAGACATGCTCATAGACTATGTAGATGAAATACGTTCTGACATAGAAGCCGCTCAAGCAAACTACATTCTCATTGACACACCCGGCCAAATGGAGCTCTTTGCCTTCCGTGACACCGGACCCTATGTGGTACGAGAGATAATCAAAGATAGTCGGGCAGCCACGCTCTTCATATTTGATGCAGTCTTTGCATCGAACCCCAGAAGCCTAGCTTCTAGCCTCTTCCTCGCTCTTTCTACCCGGATTAGGCTAGGGCTCCCACAGGTAAATGCGGTGTCCAAAGCCGATCTATTACAACCCGAGCAGATGGACGAGATAGAGGAACAAATTAACAGTCCAGAGAACCTTTACAACGCGCTTGTGGCCAGAGGAATGGACCCATTGATGGCCGAGGCTGCCGCTAAGACTCTCGAGGCTCTTGCCCCCGAGGGCTCTACAACCCCAGCTGCTATCAGATTTGTATCAGCGCTCTCTGGATATGGATTAGACGATGTCTATGCAGCGCTACAGCAAGTACTAGCCGGCGGTGAAGACTTCTACACAGAAGAGCCTAGTCCTCGCCACTAG
- a CDS encoding DUF488 family protein, with the protein MSRRRGLRLVYTLGHSNRTIGEFMSLLKLYHIVHVVDVRRFPGSRRVPWFNKEVLRETLLSRGIGYTWLGDLLGGFRPGGYEAYMATEDYQRGINKLINIIESTSGPVAIMCRERYWRRCHRRFIANTLVYMGYQVVHIIDADKAELHPPQLSSGED; encoded by the coding sequence GTGTCTCGAAGACGGGGGCTAAGGCTAGTATACACGCTCGGTCATAGTAACCGGACAATAGGAGAGTTCATGTCGCTGCTCAAGCTTTATCATATTGTTCACGTAGTAGATGTTAGAAGGTTTCCTGGAAGCCGACGGGTCCCCTGGTTCAACAAGGAGGTTCTTAGGGAGACTCTACTTAGCCGCGGGATAGGGTATACATGGCTCGGGGATCTACTGGGAGGGTTCCGTCCAGGCGGTTACGAAGCCTATATGGCTACCGAGGATTACCAAAGAGGGATAAATAAACTCATAAATATTATAGAGTCAACGTCCGGCCCTGTCGCTATTATGTGTAGAGAGAGGTACTGGAGGCGATGCCACCGCCGTTTCATAGCCAACACACTGGTTTACATGGGATACCAGGTGGTCCACATAATTGATGCCGATAAGGCCGAGCTACATCCTCCACAGTTGTCTAGTGGCGAGGACTAG